The segment GCGTCTTGATGGCGAACCCGGCGAAGAGCAGCAGGAACAGCGGCAGCTTGAGCGCCTGCGGCACCGCCGCCGGCGCCCGGCGCGCCAGTTCCACCATGTCGAAGGTGCTGGCGCCGGTGAGGAAGTACAGGCCCAGGATGCCCACGATCAGCACGATGCTGCCGACCAGGGTGTAGATGAAGAACTTCAGGGAGGCGTAGTCCCGGCGCGGGCCGCCCCAGATGCCGATAAGGAAGTACATGGGGATCAGGGACAGCTCGAAGAACACGTAGAACAGCAGGTAGTCCAGCGCCAGGAACACGCCGAAGATCCCGGTCACCAGGATGCCCAGCAGCACCCAGTACTCTTTGACGCGCTGCTCGATGCCCCAGGAAGCCAGGGCCGCCAGGGGCGCGACCAGCGCCGTCAAGGCCACCAGGGGCAGGGACAGCCCGTCGACGCCCAGGTAGTACCAGGCGCCCAGGGTGGGGATCCAGCGGTAGCGCTCCACGAACTGCGGGCCGCCCGCGGCCGGGTCGAACCCGGCCCAGACCGCCGCCACCAGCAGCAGCGGCACGGCCAGGGCCACGGTCCCCACGAGGCGAATGGCCCGGTGGTTCTCCCGGGGGATCAGGAGGGTGAGCAGCGCGCCCGCCGCCGGCACCCCCAGGATCAGGCTGAGATAGGGCAGCGACGCGGACATCACCTCAAGCCTCCCGTCACTTGCAGGATCAGCAGCGCCAGCACCACCACGCCGGCGAAGAGGGTCAGCATGTACCCCTGCACCAGGCCGGTGGACCAGCGCCGCACCACCTCGCCCACGCCGGCCACCAGGCGCGCCACGCCGTTGACGATGCCGTCCACCACCAGCCGGTCGAAGCCGGCCACCAGCCGCGCCAGCGCGGACGAACCGCCCAGGACCACCACCTGGTAGGCCCGGTCAAAGAACCACTTCTCCTGCAGGACGAAGTAGGGCGTGGCAAAGGCCGCGCGCAGGGTCTCGGGCGAGATCCAGCCCAGGCCGTACACCACGATGCCGAGAAGGATGCCGCCCACGGCGAACAGGGTGCCGAGCAGCACCACGACGGACTCGGGCTCGTGTGCCGCCACGTGCTCGCCGAAGGTGATGAACTCGTGCACCGGCGCGCCGAAGAGGGCCGGGGCCAGAAAGCCCGCGGCAAAGGCCGGGATGGCCAGCAAAACCAGCGGCCAGCGCAGCTCCGGCCCGCCCTCGTGGGCGTGCTCGTACTTGTGGACGTCCCGCGGCCGGCCGAAGAAGGTCAGCACCACGGCCCGGGTCATGTAGAAGGCCGTCAGCCCGGCGGTCAGGGTGCCCACCCAGAAGAGCACCGGGTAGGGGGAGTGGTAGGCCGCCAGCAGGATCTCGTCCTTGGAGTAGAACCCGGCGAAGGGCCAGATGCCGGCCAGGGCCAAGGTGCCGACGATGAAGGTCAGGGCCGTCAGCTTCATCTTGCCGGCCAGGCCGCCCATCTCCCGCATGTCCTGGGTGTGCACGGCGTGGATGACGGCCCCCGAGCCCAGGAAGAGCAGGGCCTTGAAGAAGCCGTGGGTCCACAGGTGGAACATGGCGGCCGCGTAGCCGCCCACGCCCAAGGCCATGACCATGTAGCCCAGCTGGCTGACCGTCGAGTAGGCCAGCACCTTCTTGATATCGGTCTGTACCACGGCGATGCTGGCCGCCAGGAAGGCCGTGAACGCCCCCAGGAAGGCCACCACCGCCAGGGCCGTGGCCGACTCGGCGAAGATGAAGTAGGTCCGGGCGACGAGGAACACGCCCGCGGCCACCATGGTGGCGGCGTGGATCAGGGCACTGACGGGCGTAGGACCGGCCATGGCGTCAGGAAGCCACACGTGCAGCGGCGCCTGGGCCGACTTCCCCACCGCGCCACCGAAGATCAGGAGGGCCGCTACGGTCATGGCCCGGGCGAAGTCCGGGGCCCCCGCCCCCGCCTGGTGCTCCACCCAGGCCTGCCAGTCGGCGAAACGCAGGCTGCCCGTCAGGTGGAACATGTACCAGAAGCCGGCCATCATCAGCACGTCGCCGATACGGGTGGTGATGAAGGCCTTGTACGCCGCCGCCTGGTTCTCCCGCTCCTCGAACCAGTGGCCGATGAGCAGGTAGGAGCAGGCGCCCATGATCTCCCACCAGATCAGCCAGAAGACGGCGTTGTCGGCGATGACCAGCCCGAGCATGCCCGCCGTGAACAGGGAGATCAGGGCGAAGTAGCGGTTGTAGCGGGCATCGCCATGCATGTAGCCCAGGGAGAAGACGTGCACCATCAAGCTGACGAAGGACACCATTAAGAGCAGGGCCGCTTCCAGGTTGTCGACCCGGAACCCGGCCCGCAGCTCGAAGGAGCCGAACTGCAGCCACCGCCACGCGGCCTCGTAGGCCTCGGGGCGGGCCACCGCGTCCCGGAATACGCCCAGGGACAGGATCGCCGCCGCCAGCATGCCGGTGACGCCGATCCAGCCCGCCCGCTCGCCCAGCCGGCGGCCGAAGAACACCGTCAGCACGAAGGCCGCCAGGGGGAAGAGCGGGATCAACCAGGCCGATTCCACCACGCCGCTCACCTCGCAGTCCCGTCCGTACCCAGCCCGTTCCGTATCGCACCCCGGCCTGACCGTCGCGGGCTCAACCGCGCATCAGCCGGATCTTGTTGACGTCCACCTCGCCGCGGCGCCGCACCACCATCAGCACGATGCCGATGCCGATGGCCGCCTCCGCCGCCGCGATGGCGATGATGAACAGGCCGAAGATCTGCCCTTCCACCGACCCGGGGTCCAGGTACTGGTTCAGCGCCACCAGGTTGAGGTTGACGGCATTGAGCATCAGCTCGATGCACATCAGGATCCGGATGGCGTTGGTGCGGGTCAGGGCGCCCCACAGGCCGATGCCGAAGAGCAGGGTCCCCACCACGAGATAATCCAGCAAAGGAATGCCGCCCATCAGCGGCCCACCTCCCCTGCCGCACCGGCTCCACCGGACGAACCGGCCGCCGCCGTCACCCGGTTCCCGGCCGGCGAGGATCCGGCGGGCGTCCCGGCCTGCGGCACCCCGTCACCCAGGTCCTGGGCCGCCATGGCGCCCTGCACCCGGGCGACCGGCGCCGTGCGGGCCGCCCCCCCGTCGCGCCCGCCACGACCGCGCTCTTCCGCCGTCTCGCGCCGCGTCAGGCCGATGGCGCCGATGAGGGCCGCCAACAGCGCGGCCGAGGCCACCTCGAAGGGGATGGCGTAGCGGGTGAACATCTCGCCCCCGATGGCCCGCAGGTCGTCGGCCACGGGCTCGCCCAGGGGCACCCGGGGAAGCTGGGCGGCAGCCAGGCCGGCCAGGATCACGGCCACCAGCACCCCGGCCACCACCACCGGCAGCCAGCCGTAGTAGGGCGAAAGGAACCGGCGCCGCAGGCGCTCGCCCAGGGCAAGGTCGCCCGCGCCCCGCAGCTCCTCGGGGTCCGAGAGCATGATGGCGAAGACCACCACGGTCAGAATCGCCCCGACGTACACCAGCACGTGCAGCAGGGCGAAGGTCGGCGCCTTGAGCAGGATGAACAGGCCCGCCATGCCGACGAAGGTGAGGCCGAGGAACAGGGCGCTGTGGGCGATCTGCTCGCTGGTCACCACCCGCCAGGCCCCCAGCAGCACCACCGCCGCCAGCACGGCGAAGATGACGGCCGTCCCGCTCATGGCTTCTCGCCCCCAGCCAGCCGGACGGCGTCGTACTGCTTCCAGATCTCCGCCAGCTGCTCCTTGTTGAAGATCAGGTTGGGCACCGAGTAGTCGGCGATCTCGAAGTGGTTCGCCATCTCCAGGGCGTCGAAGGGACAGGCCTCGACGCACAGGTTGCAGACCATGCAGCGCGACATGTCGATGTTGAAGACCTTGGGCCGGCGCAGGCGCTTGCCGTTCTCGTCGGTCTCCTCGATGACCTCGATGACGTTGACGGGGCAGGAGCGGGCGCACAGGCCGCAGGCCGTGCAGTTCAGGTCGCCCGTCTCCAGGTTGGTCTTGAGCACCGGGATGCCGCGGTAGCCCTTGGGCAGGTCGGGCCGCTCGTCCGGGTAGTTCACCGTCACCGGCGGGCGGGCGGCCGACCGCCAGGTCACGGCGTGGCCCGCCACCAGGCTCTTCGCGGTCTGCCAGATCTCAGCCAGGACGCTCATCCGTGGTCACCGCCTTTCAGACCAGGAACAACCCGGTGATGACCAGGTTCAGCAGGCCCACCGGGACGAGGAACTTCCAGCCCAGGTCCAGCAGCTGGTCGATGCGGATGCGCGGCAGGGTCCAGCGGATCCACATGGCCAGCAGGACGAAGGCGTAGGTCTTGATCAGGAACCACACCACCGGCGGCAGGATCGGCCCGTTCCACCCGCCGAAGAACAGGCTGGCCGCGATGGCGGACATGGTGAACAGGTTGGTGTACTCGGCGAACATGAACATGCCCCAGCGGATCCCGCTGTACTCGGTGAAGTAGCCCGCCACCAGCTCCGACTCGGCCTCGGCGAGGTCGAAGGGCGTGCGGTTCAGCTCGGCGATGGCGGCGATGAGGAAGACGATGAACCCGAGGAACTGCGGGAAGACGAACCAGTACCGCTGCTGGGCCTCCACGATGTCCTGCAGGCTGAGGCTGCCCGCCAGCATGACCACGCCCAGCACCGCCAGCACCAGCGGGATCTCGTAGGCCATCAGCTGGGCCGCGGCCCGCATGGCACCGATCAGGGAGTACTTGTTGTTGGAACCCCACCCGGCCATGAAGATGCCGAACAGGGTGAAGGACGAGACGGCGCTGAGGAACAGCAGGCCCAGGTTGAAGTCGGGCTGGACGCCGAAACCGGGCCCGACGGGCAGGATGACGAACAAAAGCACCGCCGGCGCAAACACCACCACCGGCGCCGCCGCCCAGACCCAGCGGTCCGCCGCCGCGGGCATGACGTCCTCCTTGGAGAACATCTTGATGGCGTCGGCGAAGAGCTGGGCCCAGCCGTGGGGCTTGCCGACCCGGTAGGGCCCCACCCGGTATTGCATCCGGGCGGACACCTTCCGCTCCAGCCAGACCAGGA is part of the Thermaerobacter subterraneus DSM 13965 genome and harbors:
- the nuoL gene encoding NADH-quinone oxidoreductase subunit L, producing MVESAWLIPLFPLAAFVLTVFFGRRLGERAGWIGVTGMLAAAILSLGVFRDAVARPEAYEAAWRWLQFGSFELRAGFRVDNLEAALLLMVSFVSLMVHVFSLGYMHGDARYNRYFALISLFTAGMLGLVIADNAVFWLIWWEIMGACSYLLIGHWFEERENQAAAYKAFITTRIGDVLMMAGFWYMFHLTGSLRFADWQAWVEHQAGAGAPDFARAMTVAALLIFGGAVGKSAQAPLHVWLPDAMAGPTPVSALIHAATMVAAGVFLVARTYFIFAESATALAVVAFLGAFTAFLAASIAVVQTDIKKVLAYSTVSQLGYMVMALGVGGYAAAMFHLWTHGFFKALLFLGSGAVIHAVHTQDMREMGGLAGKMKLTALTFIVGTLALAGIWPFAGFYSKDEILLAAYHSPYPVLFWVGTLTAGLTAFYMTRAVVLTFFGRPRDVHKYEHAHEGGPELRWPLVLLAIPAFAAGFLAPALFGAPVHEFITFGEHVAAHEPESVVVLLGTLFAVGGILLGIVVYGLGWISPETLRAAFATPYFVLQEKWFFDRAYQVVVLGGSSALARLVAGFDRLVVDGIVNGVARLVAGVGEVVRRWSTGLVQGYMLTLFAGVVVLALLILQVTGGLR
- the nuoK gene encoding NADH-quinone oxidoreductase subunit NuoK, which produces MGGIPLLDYLVVGTLLFGIGLWGALTRTNAIRILMCIELMLNAVNLNLVALNQYLDPGSVEGQIFGLFIIAIAAAEAAIGIGIVLMVVRRRGEVDVNKIRLMRG
- a CDS encoding NADH-quinone oxidoreductase subunit J, yielding MSGTAVIFAVLAAVVLLGAWRVVTSEQIAHSALFLGLTFVGMAGLFILLKAPTFALLHVLVYVGAILTVVVFAIMLSDPEELRGAGDLALGERLRRRFLSPYYGWLPVVVAGVLVAVILAGLAAAQLPRVPLGEPVADDLRAIGGEMFTRYAIPFEVASAALLAALIGAIGLTRRETAEERGRGGRDGGAARTAPVARVQGAMAAQDLGDGVPQAGTPAGSSPAGNRVTAAAGSSGGAGAAGEVGR
- a CDS encoding NuoI/complex I 23 kDa subunit family protein; its protein translation is MSVLAEIWQTAKSLVAGHAVTWRSAARPPVTVNYPDERPDLPKGYRGIPVLKTNLETGDLNCTACGLCARSCPVNVIEVIEETDENGKRLRRPKVFNIDMSRCMVCNLCVEACPFDALEMANHFEIADYSVPNLIFNKEQLAEIWKQYDAVRLAGGEKP
- the nuoH gene encoding NADH-quinone oxidoreductase subunit NuoH, encoding MPEWLVAVLWAILKATIALAFIGVNFMFLVWLERKVSARMQYRVGPYRVGKPHGWAQLFADAIKMFSKEDVMPAAADRWVWAAAPVVVFAPAVLLFVILPVGPGFGVQPDFNLGLLFLSAVSSFTLFGIFMAGWGSNNKYSLIGAMRAAAQLMAYEIPLVLAVLGVVMLAGSLSLQDIVEAQQRYWFVFPQFLGFIVFLIAAIAELNRTPFDLAEAESELVAGYFTEYSGIRWGMFMFAEYTNLFTMSAIAASLFFGGWNGPILPPVVWFLIKTYAFVLLAMWIRWTLPRIRIDQLLDLGWKFLVPVGLLNLVITGLFLV